The Oceanidesulfovibrio indonesiensis DNA window CGCCCTTGGCGGCATAGGCACACGAAATTCGCCGGTTCTCACGGAGTCCATCGAGGAGAGCCGCGCCCAGGTCATGGATGTGAAGGAAGCGATTCTGGAGAGCGGTGCGGTGAGTTTCAGGACAATCGTTCTCACGGCGTTGACCACGGGCCTGGGCGCATGGCCCATAAAACTGGACCCCATATTCGACGGTCTTGACTGGGCGC harbors:
- a CDS encoding efflux RND transporter permease subunit, whose product is MIALGGIGTRNSPVLTESIEESRAQVMDVKEAILESGAVSFRTIVLTALTTGLGAWPIKLDPIFDGLDWA